In the Wyeomyia smithii strain HCP4-BCI-WySm-NY-G18 chromosome 2, ASM2978416v1, whole genome shotgun sequence genome, one interval contains:
- the LOC129725000 gene encoding uncharacterized protein F21D5.5-like isoform X2 — MQHFEFILIAFNKFQKMNKVLKECFLKSLTDRHQPIRIESERTFVGRSPETLIQDPCCSRQQVCLKANFKDGYVLVKCLGSNPSVLNGKQLEKHLGYEAYDGDILELLPGNHQYSFDFKFENVVERQTGEEKSKTMEKTNFSKRDCSETDINARNKNSRNKSDTHKRLLSNDETDYQSNSRQNKKRRHEDSPNGNTSKSDIRSRISGQQTIAVKSSLWEEIDGKQLYVFHSKGLMSSEKIAAYDMDGTLIKTKSGNVFPKTIDDWQLAFSEVPGKLKSLLKNGFKIVIFTNQAGISKGKLKIDEFKTKIEALQMKLNIPLQAFISTGKGKYRKPLTGMWDSLCQLFNGGLQVDKGRSFYIGDAAGRLEQKKPVKRKKDHSCADRLMALNVGIPFFTPEVHFQNSKDIEWAKPEFDPKSACGFSDLLSPSGSKLVLSRQEIIIMVGFPGSGKSHFTRAHLEPKGYTLINRDTLGSWQKCVSQLENTIRNKKSAVIDNTNPDAESRKRFIEVAKKRNVTCRCFVMSASYKQSKHNNIFRELTDRSHTSINDMVFNMYKSKYQEPSIEEGFSEIIKILITGCRHGSKDKG, encoded by the exons ATGCAGCATTTCGAATTTATATTGATAGcgtttaataaatttcaaaaaatgaataaagtGTTAAAAGAGTGTTTCCTGAAGTCATTGACAGATCGTCACCAGCCAATTCGTATTGAATCTGAGCGAACTTTCGTTGGCCGTAGTCCAGAGACACTTATTCAGGATCCATGTTGTTCGCGTCAACAag TTTGTCTAAAGGCCAACTTCAAGGATGGATACGTATTGGTAAAATGTCTTGGTTCAAACCCTTCAGTTTTGAATGGAAAACAATTGGAAAAACATTTGGGATATGAAGCATACGATGGAGATATTCTAGAATTGCTTCCAGGTAACCATCAATAttcatttgattttaaatttgaaaacgtTGTCGAACGGCAAACTGgtgaagaaaaatcaaaaactatggaaaaaacaaatttttcaaaaagagaTTGCTCAGAAACTGACATCAACGCTAGAAACAAGAATAGTAGAAATAAAAGTGATACTCATAAACGGCTTTTATCGAATGACGAGACAGACTATCAAAGCAACTCCAGGCAAAATAAGAAGAGGCGACATGAAGATTCACCTAATGGGAACACTAGTAAGTCGGATATACGGTCTCGGATTAGCGGGCAACAAACAATAGCTGTCAAAAGCTCTCTGTGGGAAGAGATCGATGGAAAACAATTGTATGTTTTTCATAGCAAAGGCCTAATGTCTTCGGAAAAGATAGCTGCATATGACATGGATGGAACACTTATTAAAACCAAATCGGGTAATGTTTTTCCCAAAACCATTGATGATTGGCAGCTTGCCTTTTCCGAAGTTCCCGGGAAACTGAAGTCCTTATTGAAAAATGGGTTTAAGATAGTTATTTTCACTAACCAAGCTGGAATTTCAAAAGGCAAACTAAAAATTGATGAGTTTAAAACAAAGATTGAAGCATTGCAGATGAAATTAAACATTCCTTTACAAGCATTTATCTCTACTGGAAAAGGGAAATATCGCAAGCCATTGACGGGAATGTGGGATTCGCTGTGTCAGCTA TTCAACGGCGGCCTTCAAGTAGATAAAGGACGAAGCTTTTACATTGGTGACGCTGCCGGTCGCCTAGAACAGAAAAAACCTGTAAAACGCAAGAAGGACCATTCTTGTGCTGATCGGCTTATGGCATTGAACGTTGGGATACCATTTTTTACCCCGGAGGTTCACTTCCAGAATTCCAAAGACATTGAATGGGCGAAACCGGAATTTGATCCAAAGTCTGCTTGTGGATTTTCTGACCTTTTGTCACCAAGCGGAAGTAAACTTGTATTGTCTAGGCAAGAAATTATAATAATGGTTGGTTTTCCCGGATCTGGTAAAAGCCACTTCACTCGAGCGCACCTTGAACCAAAAGGTTATACTCTGATCAATCGTGATACTTTAGGATCATGGCAGAAATGTGTTTCACAATTAGAAAATACAATACGAAACAAAAAGTCTGCTGTCATTGATAATACTAACCCAGATGCGGAGAGCAGGAAGCGTTTCATTGAAGTGGCCAAAAAAAGAAACGTAACATGTCGCTGCTTTGTAATGAGTGCTAGTTACAAGCAATCAAAACATAACAATATTTTTCGGGAACTGACAGACCGGTCACACACGTCGATCAATGATATGGTGTTCAATATGTACAA ATCAAAATATCAGGAACCATCAATCGAAGAGGGTTTTAGCGAAATAATAAAG
- the LOC129725000 gene encoding uncharacterized protein F21D5.5-like isoform X1, translated as MQHFEFILIAFNKFQKMNKVLKECFLKSLTDRHQPIRIESERTFVGRSPETLIQDPCCSRQQVCLKANFKDGYVLVKCLGSNPSVLNGKQLEKHLGYEAYDGDILELLPGNHQYSFDFKFENVVERQTGEEKSKTMEKTNFSKRDCSETDINARNKNSRNKSDTHKRLLSNDETDYQSNSRQNKKRRHEDSPNGNTSKSDIRSRISGQQTIAVKSSLWEEIDGKQLYVFHSKGLMSSEKIAAYDMDGTLIKTKSGNVFPKTIDDWQLAFSEVPGKLKSLLKNGFKIVIFTNQAGISKGKLKIDEFKTKIEALQMKLNIPLQAFISTGKGKYRKPLTGMWDSLCQLFNGGLQVDKGRSFYIGDAAGRLEQKKPVKRKKDHSCADRLMALNVGIPFFTPEVHFQNSKDIEWAKPEFDPKSACGFSDLLSPSGSKLVLSRQEIIIMVGFPGSGKSHFTRAHLEPKGYTLINRDTLGSWQKCVSQLENTIRNKKSAVIDNTNPDAESRKRFIEVAKKRNVTCRCFVMSASYKQSKHNNIFRELTDRSHTSINDMVFNMYKSKYQEPSIEEGFSEIIKVNFVPKFQSEADEKLYKLYLLES; from the exons ATGCAGCATTTCGAATTTATATTGATAGcgtttaataaatttcaaaaaatgaataaagtGTTAAAAGAGTGTTTCCTGAAGTCATTGACAGATCGTCACCAGCCAATTCGTATTGAATCTGAGCGAACTTTCGTTGGCCGTAGTCCAGAGACACTTATTCAGGATCCATGTTGTTCGCGTCAACAag TTTGTCTAAAGGCCAACTTCAAGGATGGATACGTATTGGTAAAATGTCTTGGTTCAAACCCTTCAGTTTTGAATGGAAAACAATTGGAAAAACATTTGGGATATGAAGCATACGATGGAGATATTCTAGAATTGCTTCCAGGTAACCATCAATAttcatttgattttaaatttgaaaacgtTGTCGAACGGCAAACTGgtgaagaaaaatcaaaaactatggaaaaaacaaatttttcaaaaagagaTTGCTCAGAAACTGACATCAACGCTAGAAACAAGAATAGTAGAAATAAAAGTGATACTCATAAACGGCTTTTATCGAATGACGAGACAGACTATCAAAGCAACTCCAGGCAAAATAAGAAGAGGCGACATGAAGATTCACCTAATGGGAACACTAGTAAGTCGGATATACGGTCTCGGATTAGCGGGCAACAAACAATAGCTGTCAAAAGCTCTCTGTGGGAAGAGATCGATGGAAAACAATTGTATGTTTTTCATAGCAAAGGCCTAATGTCTTCGGAAAAGATAGCTGCATATGACATGGATGGAACACTTATTAAAACCAAATCGGGTAATGTTTTTCCCAAAACCATTGATGATTGGCAGCTTGCCTTTTCCGAAGTTCCCGGGAAACTGAAGTCCTTATTGAAAAATGGGTTTAAGATAGTTATTTTCACTAACCAAGCTGGAATTTCAAAAGGCAAACTAAAAATTGATGAGTTTAAAACAAAGATTGAAGCATTGCAGATGAAATTAAACATTCCTTTACAAGCATTTATCTCTACTGGAAAAGGGAAATATCGCAAGCCATTGACGGGAATGTGGGATTCGCTGTGTCAGCTA TTCAACGGCGGCCTTCAAGTAGATAAAGGACGAAGCTTTTACATTGGTGACGCTGCCGGTCGCCTAGAACAGAAAAAACCTGTAAAACGCAAGAAGGACCATTCTTGTGCTGATCGGCTTATGGCATTGAACGTTGGGATACCATTTTTTACCCCGGAGGTTCACTTCCAGAATTCCAAAGACATTGAATGGGCGAAACCGGAATTTGATCCAAAGTCTGCTTGTGGATTTTCTGACCTTTTGTCACCAAGCGGAAGTAAACTTGTATTGTCTAGGCAAGAAATTATAATAATGGTTGGTTTTCCCGGATCTGGTAAAAGCCACTTCACTCGAGCGCACCTTGAACCAAAAGGTTATACTCTGATCAATCGTGATACTTTAGGATCATGGCAGAAATGTGTTTCACAATTAGAAAATACAATACGAAACAAAAAGTCTGCTGTCATTGATAATACTAACCCAGATGCGGAGAGCAGGAAGCGTTTCATTGAAGTGGCCAAAAAAAGAAACGTAACATGTCGCTGCTTTGTAATGAGTGCTAGTTACAAGCAATCAAAACATAACAATATTTTTCGGGAACTGACAGACCGGTCACACACGTCGATCAATGATATGGTGTTCAATATGTACAA ATCAAAATATCAGGAACCATCAATCGAAGAGGGTTTTAGCGAAATAATAAAGGTAAATTTTGTGCCAAAATTCCAATCTGAAGCTGACGAAAAGTTATACAAACTGTATCTGCTGGAGAGTTAA